A section of the Rubritalea squalenifaciens DSM 18772 genome encodes:
- a CDS encoding AAA family ATPase, with the protein MDHETLSAAVEENYTWISRVKQEMAKVLVGQSELIDSLLVGLLTNGHILLEGVPGLAKTLAIKSLAGCMQADFARLQFTPDLLPADLVGTMIYNPQETSFSAKLGPIFSNLILADEINRAPAKVQSALLEAMQERQVTIGDKTYPLPDPFLVLATQNPIDQEGTYTLPEAQLDRFLLKVTVGYPSKEEELSILDRMATSEKAPSTSAVVDTETVSKSRKLVNEIYIDPAVREYIVELVHCTRQPGKVDTSLAPLIRAGASPRATINMALAARARAFMQGRAFVTPQDVKDLALNIFRHRILPSYEAEAESISNDTIVERILQRVVVP; encoded by the coding sequence ATGGATCACGAAACACTCTCAGCCGCAGTTGAAGAAAATTACACATGGATCAGCCGTGTAAAACAAGAAATGGCAAAGGTCCTTGTCGGGCAAAGTGAACTTATTGACTCACTGTTAGTTGGCCTCCTCACCAATGGCCATATTCTCCTTGAGGGTGTTCCGGGTCTCGCAAAAACTCTCGCCATCAAATCTCTAGCCGGCTGTATGCAGGCAGATTTCGCACGGCTCCAGTTTACCCCTGACCTGCTACCAGCAGACCTAGTCGGCACGATGATCTACAACCCCCAGGAAACGAGCTTTTCTGCCAAGCTGGGTCCGATTTTCAGCAATCTTATTCTCGCTGATGAAATCAACCGTGCCCCAGCAAAAGTCCAGTCTGCTCTATTGGAAGCCATGCAGGAGAGACAGGTCACCATTGGCGATAAGACCTACCCCCTGCCGGATCCCTTCCTAGTTCTCGCTACACAGAACCCGATCGATCAAGAGGGCACTTATACCCTCCCTGAGGCTCAGCTGGACCGTTTCCTGCTTAAGGTCACCGTTGGTTATCCTAGCAAGGAAGAAGAACTCTCCATTCTCGACAGAATGGCGACCTCCGAGAAAGCCCCTTCCACATCTGCGGTTGTTGATACGGAGACGGTGTCCAAAAGCCGTAAACTTGTGAACGAAATCTACATCGACCCGGCCGTAAGAGAGTACATTGTAGAGCTAGTGCACTGCACAAGACAGCCTGGCAAGGTAGATACGTCACTGGCTCCACTGATTCGCGCAGGAGCCTCACCACGCGCCACGATCAACATGGCATTGGCAGCCAGAGCCCGTGCTTTCATGCAGGGTCGCGCCTTCGTCACTCCTCAGGACGTCAAAGATCTCGCACTGAATATTTTCCGCCATAGAATTCTGCCAAGCTATGAGGCTGAGGCAGAATCCATCAGCAACGACACTATTGTTGAACGTATCCTCCAACGCGTTGTTGTCCCCTAA
- a CDS encoding efflux transporter outer membrane subunit, translating into MLRVLTISSLSVALTACSGLVKTKSQDSVSIKTPGNWHAVSKGQHGKISTGWLSDFDSKEMKKFVYEAVSNNPSLNASAARLRATREGTIGAYADLLPRVSASSSGSRSRSPNEPGPSVTSSSYNLSLNASWEPDIWGRLRDLQQANYAGYLASVEDYRAARLSLAANTAKAWCNLISAESQLELARVTLASFQKNNSIVERNYKAGVPGTRALAVQLSRNNVASAQRSVSSRLQDRNQAARQLEQLVGRYPAGLVKGAKELPKMRENIPSDIPASLLLRRPDLAAAQYQVFQSAKIADASQKNLLPSISLTSRASTSSRRFGDIFNPQYIASSVAASLAQTVYQGGELKANARAALDRNRASIHDFSTRAIAAFREVEDALEAERSLKEQEEFLLVEVKQATLAERSAELDYSEGVDDSGILEILESQRRANNARASLIALRNRRIQNRIDLHLALGGDFHTESK; encoded by the coding sequence ATGCTTAGAGTACTGACTATATCCTCTCTATCAGTGGCCCTCACTGCGTGTTCAGGGCTCGTAAAGACTAAGAGTCAAGATAGTGTATCTATCAAAACTCCAGGCAATTGGCATGCCGTCTCCAAAGGGCAGCATGGAAAAATCTCGACAGGTTGGCTCAGTGACTTCGATTCAAAAGAGATGAAGAAATTCGTCTACGAAGCCGTCTCCAACAACCCATCGCTCAATGCCAGTGCTGCAAGACTCAGAGCGACCAGGGAAGGAACCATCGGAGCCTATGCGGACCTATTACCCCGTGTTTCAGCCTCGTCATCCGGCTCACGCTCTAGAAGTCCAAACGAGCCGGGCCCATCGGTGACTTCATCGAGCTACAACCTTTCACTCAATGCATCCTGGGAACCTGATATCTGGGGGAGGCTAAGAGATTTACAACAGGCAAACTATGCCGGCTATTTAGCTTCAGTTGAAGACTACCGTGCAGCACGCCTCTCACTTGCTGCCAATACCGCCAAGGCTTGGTGTAACCTGATTTCTGCTGAAAGTCAGCTAGAGCTGGCGCGCGTGACACTAGCCAGCTTCCAGAAGAACAACTCCATCGTAGAGCGCAACTACAAGGCGGGTGTCCCCGGCACACGGGCTTTAGCTGTTCAGTTAAGCCGTAACAACGTGGCTTCTGCCCAACGCTCAGTATCTTCTAGACTACAGGATAGAAACCAAGCTGCGCGACAGTTAGAGCAATTGGTCGGCCGCTATCCAGCTGGACTCGTCAAAGGCGCCAAGGAGCTCCCCAAGATGAGGGAGAATATTCCATCCGACATCCCAGCTTCACTTCTCCTAAGGCGTCCGGATCTGGCTGCTGCTCAGTATCAGGTTTTTCAGTCCGCCAAAATCGCTGATGCCAGCCAAAAGAATCTGTTGCCATCAATCAGCCTAACAAGTAGAGCTTCGACTTCATCTCGACGCTTCGGCGACATTTTTAACCCGCAATATATCGCCTCCAGCGTGGCTGCCTCCCTCGCCCAGACAGTCTATCAAGGCGGTGAACTCAAGGCAAATGCCCGTGCAGCTCTTGATAGAAACAGGGCGTCCATTCATGATTTCAGCACCAGGGCTATCGCTGCATTTAGAGAGGTAGAGGACGCGCTCGAAGCCGAGCGCTCACTCAAAGAGCAAGAGGAGTTTCTTCTTGTGGAAGTAAAGCAAGCTACACTAGCTGAGAGATCAGCAGAGCTCGACTACTCCGAGGGGGTTGACGACTCGGGAATTCTCGAAATCCTGGAATCACAACGGAGAGCCAATAACGCTCGCGCATCACTCATCGCCCTCCGTAACAGGCGCATCCAGAACAGGATAGACCTACACCTAGCTCTCGGAGGAGACTTCCACACCGAATCCAAGTAA
- the lepB gene encoding signal peptidase I, translating into MFTPKWKKEAKMLHKGSKKFLHYKRDLLKEDRISEIEARRLDLKKAIKGKDKEAALEAGKQLQATCENALPRYKGPDALTENVEVFFVAIVIALGLRTYYLQPFRIPTNSMKPTLNGFIGEELSQDKWPAYPIRIAQIATHGRDYISVKTDKEDKIVDLKEYQALHFFTRTKIVFSSGRTETVPGSARALIDVMNRDEITKLAGIKLAPEDDENFMKVLMQTTLPANFTVAEGYVSSGDLVLVDKFSYHFRSPKAGEVFVFDTRKIREIRDKPGYGSHYIKRLIGVPGDTIALEGGETRMNPYNGMPKKEIPSGRSIYYDTQIYRNGKKMTAPGVLRVESKEGYYDGYSTMDRLKRGSENAVKLAYKPSTGLSEYWAMGDNSQNSSDSRDWGTVKEFNVLGPALFSLWPFGSGHWGIIK; encoded by the coding sequence ATGTTCACTCCAAAATGGAAAAAGGAAGCCAAGATGCTTCACAAGGGCTCCAAGAAGTTTCTTCACTACAAGAGAGACCTCCTCAAGGAAGACCGAATCTCTGAGATCGAAGCTCGCCGCTTGGACCTCAAGAAGGCCATCAAGGGCAAGGACAAGGAGGCCGCTCTTGAAGCCGGAAAACAGCTACAGGCCACCTGTGAAAACGCCCTGCCCCGCTACAAGGGTCCAGACGCACTCACTGAAAACGTCGAGGTCTTTTTTGTAGCCATTGTGATCGCCCTTGGCCTGAGAACTTATTATCTCCAGCCTTTCCGGATCCCCACGAATTCCATGAAGCCTACACTCAACGGCTTTATTGGTGAGGAGCTATCACAAGACAAGTGGCCAGCCTACCCTATTCGTATTGCACAAATCGCGACACATGGTCGCGACTACATTTCAGTAAAAACTGACAAAGAAGACAAAATTGTCGACCTCAAGGAATATCAGGCACTCCATTTCTTTACGCGTACAAAGATTGTATTCAGCAGCGGACGTACTGAAACGGTGCCCGGCTCAGCTCGCGCACTGATTGATGTGATGAACAGAGATGAGATCACAAAACTAGCAGGCATTAAGTTGGCACCAGAGGACGACGAAAACTTCATGAAAGTTTTGATGCAGACCACGCTTCCAGCAAATTTCACGGTTGCCGAGGGTTACGTGAGCTCAGGTGACCTAGTCCTCGTCGACAAGTTTTCCTATCACTTCCGCTCTCCTAAGGCCGGGGAAGTTTTCGTATTCGATACTCGCAAGATCAGAGAAATTCGGGATAAGCCGGGTTACGGTTCTCACTACATCAAGCGCCTCATTGGGGTGCCGGGAGACACTATTGCACTTGAGGGCGGAGAGACTCGCATGAACCCGTACAACGGCATGCCTAAGAAAGAAATCCCTTCTGGAAGAAGCATCTACTACGATACGCAAATATACCGGAACGGTAAGAAAATGACCGCACCTGGGGTGCTGAGAGTCGAGTCCAAAGAGGGCTACTACGACGGGTACTCCACGATGGATCGCCTCAAACGTGGAAGCGAGAATGCTGTCAAACTGGCCTACAAACCATCAACAGGACTCTCTGAGTACTGGGCCATGGGGGACAACTCACAAAACTCATCAGATTCACGCGATTGGGGCACAGTGAAAGAATTTAACGTGCTTGGCCCTGCCCTATTCTCACTCTGGCCATTCGGTTCAGGGCATTGGGGAATTATCAAATAA
- a CDS encoding phytoene/squalene synthase family protein: MSEASEITKKAKSNLAFAFACLPRDRRADMVTFYAFCRVIDDLADDPDIPKDDKIAGLESWKACFTSPPENLDALQQDMLEIRDRYAIDNQLFLELIAGCESDLNPNRRFGSWEELEKYTYRVACCVGLISIKIFGCKHKKSEDYAVALGHALQLTNILRDVGEDLDDNVRVYLPENDMIRFQYTERDLIGRVYDGRFISMMNYIADRAEAFYQEAVDSLHPDDKSALKSAEAMRKIYHAILVKMRGDHFNVFEKRYTLSKPRKIWSLLTTFGGIG; the protein is encoded by the coding sequence ATGTCTGAAGCCAGTGAAATCACCAAGAAAGCCAAGTCCAATTTGGCTTTCGCCTTTGCCTGCCTGCCTCGAGACAGACGAGCAGACATGGTGACCTTTTATGCTTTCTGCCGGGTGATTGATGATCTGGCCGATGATCCCGATATCCCTAAAGACGACAAAATTGCTGGCTTAGAGTCGTGGAAAGCCTGTTTCACCTCTCCTCCTGAGAATCTTGATGCATTGCAGCAAGATATGCTGGAGATCAGGGATCGCTATGCAATCGATAACCAGCTGTTCCTTGAGCTCATTGCAGGCTGCGAATCCGATCTAAATCCCAACCGTCGGTTTGGTTCTTGGGAAGAACTGGAAAAGTACACCTACCGGGTAGCTTGCTGTGTAGGCCTCATCTCGATTAAGATTTTTGGCTGCAAACACAAAAAATCAGAAGACTACGCCGTAGCTCTAGGCCACGCCCTCCAACTTACGAATATCCTTCGTGATGTGGGTGAAGATCTCGACGACAATGTGCGGGTCTATTTGCCGGAAAATGACATGATACGCTTCCAGTATACTGAGCGTGACCTCATTGGCCGCGTTTATGATGGTAGGTTCATCTCCATGATGAACTACATTGCAGATCGTGCTGAGGCTTTCTATCAGGAAGCTGTCGACAGTCTTCACCCTGACGACAAATCAGCCCTGAAATCCGCTGAAGCCATGCGTAAGATCTACCACGCGATCCTCGTTAAAATGCGTGGTGATCACTTCAACGTGTTTGAGAAACGCTACACACTCTCCAAGCCCAGAAAAATCTGGTCACTACTCACCACCTTTGGTGGCATCGGCTAA
- a CDS encoding SH3 domain-containing protein — protein sequence MAGDYVETSLPNTAFYASKPGPSTKPKGVLAQGVVLKVLTPEGNFIQVQAMTGEVGYVSNAAVVPQGMLTANVPLAPGAPPVVEPESPEDEPAPDPEIPGIQPPDEAPDVSPPDDTPAPEPEIPGIQE from the coding sequence ATGGCTGGAGATTATGTGGAAACTTCACTTCCCAATACGGCCTTTTATGCAAGCAAGCCAGGGCCTAGCACGAAACCCAAGGGAGTTTTAGCGCAGGGGGTTGTGCTTAAGGTGCTCACTCCAGAAGGTAACTTCATTCAAGTTCAAGCCATGACGGGTGAAGTAGGTTACGTATCGAACGCAGCCGTTGTGCCTCAGGGGATGTTGACGGCTAACGTGCCTCTGGCTCCAGGTGCTCCACCTGTTGTAGAGCCTGAATCGCCAGAAGATGAGCCTGCTCCTGATCCTGAAATCCCTGGCATTCAACCACCTGACGAAGCGCCAGACGTGTCTCCTCCAGATGACACTCCAGCCCCTGAACCGGAAATCCCGGGTATTCAGGAATAG
- a CDS encoding SDR family oxidoreductase gives MKYLVIGAKGLLGEAFTRLLKESQCDVRSLSRDEVDLADGTHLARHLRNCEFDVLLNCAGMTGLEQCLNQPDLATSINAKAPQIMAEECASRSAKMVHFSTDYVFDGEQEGWCDESSGTNPINHYGVTKLEGECAVMHAHPSAIVARVSWIFGPGRKTFVDQVLRQMTAEDWPGTYISDKYSVPNYSDDLVKMCTHLLAEGFSGLVHLTSTGPQVSWLQYAQEVISAAEELGLVSAKISAPRSSKMVDIEAFRARRPRWTAMRSTRLVSSGLEVPDWRVGLRSYLKGLKRVEGNR, from the coding sequence ATGAAGTATCTAGTAATTGGCGCAAAGGGCTTGTTAGGTGAAGCGTTCACCAGACTATTAAAAGAGAGCCAGTGTGATGTCCGCTCACTGAGTCGGGATGAGGTAGATTTGGCCGATGGGACTCATCTTGCGCGTCACCTCCGAAATTGTGAATTTGACGTCCTCCTGAACTGCGCAGGAATGACAGGTCTTGAGCAGTGTTTGAATCAGCCTGATCTAGCTACCAGCATTAATGCGAAGGCTCCACAAATCATGGCTGAGGAATGCGCGTCCCGATCAGCCAAGATGGTGCACTTTAGTACGGACTATGTCTTTGATGGGGAGCAGGAAGGATGGTGTGACGAAAGCTCAGGCACGAACCCTATCAATCATTACGGTGTTACAAAATTAGAGGGTGAGTGCGCAGTTATGCATGCGCACCCTAGTGCCATCGTTGCCAGAGTGAGTTGGATATTTGGACCGGGCAGGAAGACCTTTGTTGACCAGGTTCTCCGGCAGATGACTGCTGAGGACTGGCCGGGCACCTACATCTCAGATAAATACTCAGTGCCAAATTATTCTGACGATCTAGTGAAAATGTGTACACATTTGTTAGCTGAGGGTTTTTCTGGCCTGGTACACCTAACTAGCACTGGACCACAAGTGAGCTGGTTACAGTATGCACAAGAGGTAATAAGTGCAGCTGAGGAACTGGGCCTAGTTTCGGCAAAAATCAGTGCTCCAAGATCGAGCAAAATGGTAGATATTGAAGCTTTTAGGGCGCGGCGACCCAGGTGGACTGCTATGCGCTCCACCCGCCTAGTATCGTCAGGATTAGAAGTCCCTGATTGGCGGGTCGGTCTCAGATCCTATTTGAAGGGGCTAAAACGAGTGGAAGGAAACCGTTGA
- a CDS encoding mannose-1-phosphate guanylyltransferase encodes MANTYALILAGGSGTRFWPLSRDSRPKQLLNLFGDNTLLNQTISRLEGLIPKENILILTNELQIDAVRQVASELPAENIFAEPAKRDTAPAVALGIGLVAARDPEATMVVLPADQLIQDVDSFQNVLSDAVTTAQNNHALLTIGIKPTWACPSFGYIERGQRFQGAESALENPPFEVIRFREKPNPQLAEQFIAQGNFAWNAGMFIWSIPTVIQELSEHTPELAKFIGELRNSSDINATVAAQFPSLTPISIDYALMEKASRVLNIEASFDWDDVGSWISVAKYLNEDEQANRTNTELIEVDSQNNIVFTKNKEKKIALLGVDDLIVVETDDSILIANKHQADDIKKIVSKLPPELK; translated from the coding sequence ATGGCAAACACCTATGCACTGATTCTCGCAGGCGGAAGCGGCACACGCTTCTGGCCACTTTCTCGTGATTCCAGACCTAAGCAGCTTCTCAATCTTTTTGGAGACAACACCTTACTGAATCAGACGATCAGCCGCCTAGAAGGCCTGATTCCTAAAGAAAACATCCTGATCCTCACGAATGAGCTGCAGATTGACGCGGTTCGCCAAGTTGCCAGCGAACTACCTGCTGAGAATATTTTTGCAGAGCCCGCCAAGCGTGACACCGCCCCGGCCGTTGCTCTGGGCATTGGTTTGGTTGCTGCACGTGATCCCGAGGCCACCATGGTTGTCTTGCCCGCTGATCAGCTGATTCAGGACGTGGACTCCTTTCAAAACGTCCTCAGCGATGCCGTGACAACCGCACAGAACAATCACGCACTACTCACCATCGGCATCAAGCCCACCTGGGCCTGCCCATCTTTCGGCTATATTGAGCGAGGCCAACGCTTCCAAGGTGCTGAGTCTGCGCTTGAAAACCCTCCGTTCGAGGTGATTCGCTTCCGTGAAAAACCAAACCCTCAGCTTGCTGAACAATTCATCGCCCAAGGCAATTTCGCCTGGAACGCAGGTATGTTTATTTGGTCGATTCCGACGGTCATCCAAGAACTCTCTGAGCACACTCCGGAACTCGCAAAATTTATCGGAGAATTGAGAAACTCCAGTGACATCAATGCGACAGTCGCTGCACAATTTCCTAGCCTCACCCCTATCTCCATCGATTACGCTCTGATGGAAAAAGCCTCACGAGTGCTCAACATTGAAGCTTCCTTTGACTGGGACGACGTTGGCTCCTGGATCTCCGTTGCCAAATACCTGAACGAAGACGAACAGGCCAACCGAACGAATACAGAACTCATCGAGGTCGACTCCCAAAACAACATCGTGTTCACAAAGAACAAAGAGAAGAAGATTGCCCTGCTGGGTGTTGACGACCTCATCGTTGTTGAGACGGATGACTCCATCTTGATCGCCAATAAGCATCAGGCCGACGATATCAAAAAAATCGTCTCCAAGCTCCCACCGGAACTCAAGTAG
- the glgP gene encoding alpha-glucan family phosphorylase: protein MSYLPKPYQPHYKIASSYKKSVAYFSMEFALDQVLKIYSGGLGFLAGSHMRSAHDLKQNVAGIGILWSYGYYNQVRSESRGMAVAHRRKVYHFLKDTGIKFTIPVHGHHVWVKAYYLPSETFGTAPMFFLTTDIEENDHISRTISYRLYDADELTRIAQYILLGVGGAKLLEELGVDPDVWHLNEAHALSSVFYELKKGGSLKSVRKKFVFTTHTPVEAGNEKTSYDLLKKFTFFSGLDDHTLKKVTGIHGDTFNHTLVALRVSKLANAVSELHGHVARAMWKDAKGVCEISHVTNAQNKKYWVDAKLEAARLEGDYPAIASRKWRLKAKLFDEVANQTGRLFDPDVFTIVWARRFAGYKRADLITRDLESFVKMLERANKPVQVIWAGKPFPTDQGAVNQFNRLCELSNHHKNMAVLVGYELSLSKLLKDGSDVWLNNPIVTREASGTSGMSAAMNGSVNCSTYDGWICEFADHGHNAFIIPEADRSLTDEARDHHDMRGFYQILNTEMLPMYYDQPDQWWKLVHNSMSDVVPFFDSDRMADEYYKKIYLAK from the coding sequence ATGAGCTATTTACCCAAGCCCTATCAGCCACATTACAAGATAGCTTCTAGCTACAAGAAAAGTGTTGCCTACTTCTCCATGGAGTTTGCCTTGGATCAGGTGTTGAAGATTTATTCTGGAGGTCTTGGGTTTTTGGCTGGATCACACATGCGCAGTGCTCATGACCTGAAACAGAATGTGGCAGGGATTGGTATCCTGTGGTCCTATGGCTATTACAATCAAGTACGTTCAGAGAGCCGGGGGATGGCGGTAGCTCACAGGAGAAAGGTCTATCATTTCCTGAAGGATACCGGCATTAAGTTCACCATACCCGTACATGGTCACCATGTCTGGGTGAAGGCGTATTATCTTCCATCAGAAACTTTTGGTACGGCGCCGATGTTTTTTCTGACGACAGATATTGAAGAGAATGACCACATTTCTAGAACTATCTCGTATAGGCTTTATGATGCAGATGAGTTAACTAGGATTGCTCAGTATATACTTCTTGGAGTGGGAGGTGCCAAGCTGCTAGAGGAATTGGGAGTGGACCCTGATGTTTGGCACCTCAATGAGGCTCACGCCTTGTCATCGGTCTTCTATGAGCTCAAGAAAGGTGGCTCACTCAAATCCGTGCGCAAGAAATTTGTATTCACGACTCATACCCCAGTAGAAGCAGGGAATGAGAAGACATCCTACGATTTACTCAAGAAGTTCACCTTCTTCTCCGGATTGGATGATCATACGCTCAAGAAGGTTACAGGGATTCATGGCGACACCTTTAATCATACATTGGTAGCCTTGCGTGTGAGCAAGTTGGCTAATGCCGTATCGGAGCTTCATGGGCATGTAGCTCGTGCGATGTGGAAGGATGCGAAAGGTGTCTGCGAAATTTCCCATGTTACCAATGCGCAGAATAAGAAGTACTGGGTGGACGCCAAGCTCGAGGCCGCAAGGTTGGAAGGAGATTATCCAGCCATCGCCTCACGCAAATGGAGACTGAAAGCGAAGTTGTTTGATGAAGTGGCTAATCAGACGGGGCGTCTGTTTGACCCTGATGTCTTCACTATTGTATGGGCAAGAAGGTTTGCGGGCTACAAAAGGGCTGACCTAATAACCAGAGATCTTGAGAGCTTCGTGAAGATGTTAGAGAGGGCTAACAAGCCAGTTCAAGTGATCTGGGCGGGCAAGCCGTTCCCGACAGACCAAGGAGCGGTGAATCAATTTAATCGTCTTTGCGAGCTATCAAACCACCATAAAAACATGGCGGTACTTGTTGGTTATGAGTTGTCTCTTTCGAAATTACTCAAGGATGGCTCTGATGTGTGGCTCAATAATCCGATTGTTACGCGAGAGGCCTCAGGAACCTCTGGTATGTCTGCTGCCATGAATGGGAGTGTCAATTGCTCTACCTATGACGGCTGGATTTGTGAGTTTGCTGACCACGGGCACAATGCATTTATTATTCCAGAAGCCGACCGCAGCCTTACAGATGAAGCTCGTGACCACCATGATATGCGGGGGTTCTACCAAATCTTGAATACAGAAATGCTACCCATGTATTATGACCAGCCCGACCAATGGTGGAAACTGGTGCATAATAGCATGAGTGACGTGGTCCCATTCTTCGACTCAGACCGCATGGCTGATGAGTACTACAAGAAGATCTACCTCGCGAAATAG
- a CDS encoding tyrosine recombinase, translated as MSDIRQHISGFLLYLATERGLSQAYQDSVRQSLEGLDLWLNDKGLSLYDLGTQELSNYLGFRKNEGLGNSSLRILTVHLKIFSRFLASRGVLVADIAEPLLSPKVEKSLPDSLDANMVKGMLESVDLNKRLGKRDRAILELFYASGLRLSELCTARLENLDMDEAFIRVTGKGNKTRVVPVGKTAMDCVQSYLRLERPQLVGPKTSSHIFISVRGGPLSPDRVRDIVKERAKNAGIETNLYPHLLRHSFATHLLENGADLRVIQEMLGHADISTTQIYTHVDQKRLKNIHNRFHPRG; from the coding sequence ATGAGTGACATCAGACAACACATATCTGGGTTTCTTCTCTATCTGGCTACAGAGAGGGGGCTTTCACAGGCCTATCAGGATTCCGTCCGCCAAAGCTTGGAGGGGCTTGATCTCTGGCTGAACGACAAAGGCCTCTCTCTGTATGACTTGGGAACCCAGGAGTTATCTAACTATCTTGGCTTCAGAAAAAATGAGGGGTTGGGGAATTCGTCTCTTCGCATACTAACGGTGCATTTGAAGATATTTTCGCGTTTCCTCGCTTCGCGTGGCGTCTTGGTGGCAGATATTGCTGAGCCTTTGTTGTCGCCAAAGGTGGAGAAGTCGCTACCAGATTCACTGGATGCGAATATGGTCAAAGGCATGCTCGAATCAGTTGATCTCAATAAACGCTTGGGCAAGCGTGACAGGGCCATTCTGGAGTTGTTTTATGCCTCTGGTTTGCGGCTGTCTGAATTATGCACGGCTAGACTTGAAAATTTAGATATGGATGAAGCGTTCATTCGAGTCACCGGCAAAGGTAACAAAACAAGGGTGGTGCCCGTGGGGAAGACCGCCATGGATTGCGTACAGTCCTACCTTCGTCTGGAGAGACCGCAGCTTGTTGGCCCAAAGACATCCTCACATATCTTCATCTCTGTGCGTGGTGGGCCGCTCAGTCCTGATAGAGTAAGAGATATTGTAAAGGAAAGGGCTAAGAATGCAGGTATTGAAACGAACCTATACCCCCATTTGCTCCGCCATTCATTTGCGACTCACTTACTCGAGAATGGTGCTGACCTCCGCGTGATTCAGGAGATGCTTGGTCACGCGGATATTTCTACGACTCAGATCTACACGCATGTTGATCAAAAGCGGCTGAAGAATATTCATAACCGCTTTCATCCACGAGGTTGA
- a CDS encoding GAF domain-containing protein, with protein MEQSKKDLYQLAATQLRGLLSGETDVVVKMASIASVLHTTFDYYYWTGFYRALDGGLVIGPYQGTPGCLRIAFGKGVCGKAAETKEIQVVADVHTFPGHIACDARSRSEIVVPVLDQNGNLLAVFDVDSTELASFDEQDAKGLRDILAEHFSA; from the coding sequence AGCTACGCGGTCTCCTGTCAGGGGAGACAGACGTCGTCGTCAAGATGGCTTCCATTGCCTCTGTGCTACACACTACCTTTGATTACTACTATTGGACTGGTTTCTACCGCGCTCTGGATGGGGGACTTGTCATCGGGCCTTATCAGGGAACACCGGGTTGTTTGAGAATTGCTTTCGGAAAAGGAGTCTGCGGTAAGGCTGCTGAAACCAAGGAGATACAGGTAGTGGCGGATGTGCACACCTTTCCAGGTCACATTGCTTGTGATGCGCGCTCTCGGAGCGAAATCGTGGTTCCAGTGCTCGATCAAAACGGGAATCTCTTGGCTGTGTTTGATGTAGATTCTACCGAGTTAGCCTCATTCGATGAGCAAGACGCCAAAGGTCTGAGGGATATTTTAGCTGAGCATTTCAGCGCTTGA